The Aphis gossypii isolate Hap1 chromosome 3, ASM2018417v2, whole genome shotgun sequence genome includes a region encoding these proteins:
- the LOC114127621 gene encoding translation initiation factor eIF-2B subunit gamma, translating to MQNWLEFQAVVMAAGKGSRIPEMTATKPKCLLPVGNKPMIYYPLKLLENAGFRDTKIIVADNFLVDIQEEVDQLGLEINLSFVPIQSDKDWGTADSLRHISDNILTDVIVLSCDLITDIDLHQVLNVYRNNNASLVSLYFSPSQDEQCVFTVPGPKSKNKFEKDIIGYDSKTSRLLLMASASDYEETMPISSALLNKCSNLTLCSKLLDSHMYIMKRWLVNYLVKDVDISTLKGELLPFVVKKQLSRHCKNITLNEKCIEDEEDEKPDIFNISKESDIETNIRSMSCFGNTYNFEEIIKCYAFVADSNIGIRANTLYDYCRINKIIHKLNINLGDEKDKISPEAEILSNQFDKETCFVGPNTKIMEKTSIKSSTIGSRCTINPKTRITDCILMNGVTIEERCVLHNCIVCHDAVISAGCELKDCLISGNFKVPSGGKHYNEVLTAMERLMEI from the exons ATGCAAAATTGGTTGGAGTTCCAAGCGGTCGTCATGGCCGCCGGAAAAGGGTCTCGAATACCCGAGATGACTGCTACAAAACCCAAGTGTCTGTTGCCAGTCGGCAACAAGCCAATGATATACTATCCGCTCAAGTTGCTCGAAAACGCTGGGTTTAGAG atacaaaaataatagtagcAGATAATTTTCTTGTTGATATACAAGAAGAAGTAGATCAACTTggtttagaaattaatttgagTTTTGTTCCGATTCAATCTGATAAGGATTGGGGTACAGCTGATTCTCTTCGACATATCTCTGATAATAtccta actgATGTCATCGTTCTTAGTTGTGATTTAATTACTGATATCGATTTACACCAAGTTTTAAATGTctacagaaataataatgcGTCTTTAGTATCTTTGTATTTTTCACCATCACAAGATGAACAATGTGTTTTTACTGTACCTGGGCCTAAATCAAAGAATAAATTTG aaAAAGATATTATTGGATATGATTCAAAAACATCTAGACTTTTATTAATGGCTTCAGCTTCAGATTATGAAGAAACTATGCCAATTAGTAGTGCATTACTAAATAAGTGTTCAAATTTGACTCTTTGCTCTAAATTATTAGATTcccatatgtatattatgaaacgTTGGCTAGTTAACTATCTCGTAAAAGACGT tgataTTTCAACTCTTAAAGGAGAGCTACTTCCATTTGTGGTTAAAAAACAACTATCAagacattgtaaaaatattacattgaatGAAAAGTGTATAGAAGATGAAGAAGATGAAAAACctgatatttttaacatatcaaAAGAATCTGATATTGAAACTAATATTCGTTCGATGTCTTGTTTTGGTAATACATATAACTTTGAAgagataattaaatgttatgcaTTTGTAGCTGATTCAAATATTGGAATACGTGCAAACACTTTGTATGATTATTGTAgaatcaataaaata ATTCACaagttaaacataaatttaggggatgaaaaagataaaatttcaCCAGAAGCTGAAATTTTGTCAAATCAATTTGATAAGGAAACTTGTTTTGTTGGACCTAACACTAAAATAATGGAGAAAACATCCATTAAAAGTAGCACTATTGGTTCAAGATGTACAATTAATCCAAAAACTAGAATAActgattgtattttaatgaatggTGTTACTATTGAAGAGAG atGTGTACTTCACAATTGTATAGTATGTCATGATGCTGTAATCAGTGCTGGCTGTGAACTTAAAGACTGTTTGATAAGCGGTAATTTTAAGGTCCCGTCTGGAG gaaaacattataatgaagTACTCACTGCTATGGAGAGACTGAtggaaatttga
- the LOC114127620 gene encoding zinc finger SWIM domain-containing protein 8 homolog has product MLALWHENDRYSFEDSDRFEEDSLCTWSSEPESACINWRGWRKPTEQNTEDEPKKGVTALVELAAQCVALFLPYELVEQEFPPVPEELQLRIAFWSFPDSEDDIRLYSCLANSNSDEFLRGQNLYTSNAVKDSVQIGFHLSANVHHGGRSVFNVAITFDRKKITTCNCTCEPMSYWCSHVVAVCLHRIYCSEEVCLRAPVSESLSRLERDQLQKFAQYLISELPQQILPAAQRLLDSLLSSQPTAINSTSGAPDPTAGASVNEQTTWFLDEKTLHNNIKKSLIKFCVPSPLVISDVNILSQSVPPATAEWANLLRPLRGREPEGLWNLLSIVREMFRRNDENALHLLEVLTEEAIACDQIMVWWFNTRVALHGGGTGGTKHTGPAGNTNTASHACALLCDEMVTLWRLAALNPSISPDHKTSLKIKFKDWQEKIFTRVMKHRNLSNTKSINNFRQDTEIFVGFKPACEACDLDWGDYPLAGITYGTNCCCDDGSCVHIKRTGTVTHFMGDHVNWNECSSSARGNSTQICLDECFLDLKNNRHLHFGNRTHRSEYRSRSNMPMIRNHMPNNENRAMTNVYWVHMPRNISLPPPDDENASSNTTSPEEFSTNESLSASASCTNFNASASSSASTQPSTPHQVNSTCNTSSESQSSDEGDRTAAQKSTSSQTTPPPDVDEYNFLYYYDPKHLASTSSDSVKKTSDDPIPSTSKTSAAPITPLVKLDAEWETMFARAEGLYGYGHTNEACILCVKLVDQFLKNPPNFIIEIPPSMIKGKRKKINPVSHHLSTLASEILQKCYFLCSVLAERKEYYLQAFKIGLYGLEMPRLPASTKPLEVKMAHQEGEILNHLKRMLPLGKEQVSILQNRAKLLREGQYKTRGESLLPLNLASLIFECLAMCQSPMQDKIADETLGFEASVAALGMKANISEADHPLLCEGIRRQRGELATNILIRYKNNPTRLALAMDKLLDREVHPFLQSAMDACWYQIRDPRNLPLIAMKNVANSNIHNQPLQCYNPNVTSVPGELDTNIAVMTLNPIPPQTSSSCNIGLSSHRKDNNRYKSSKRLYPSQPNQASEANAHHLFELGKTILSKVGGPIQTTVFSQPPLPTQPHRALHMCAFQLALYSLGLLNRVTPNWRSRNYSSQVTWIADHAMEVGAPATLFLLGTWDGHLTPTEIANIADRMSRSHERNTVEAAAQLALSCLKHSVALNPNEITRAIVQCKEQSDHMMEIACLTVEMAAKGGGVFPEVLFSVAKHWFDLYMRNSNPDEDNYMLQVDPREEFKCPYVYQTNYSMSVDTSQQPPPPLYAHQLMVPPQTSPAHLYQLSYFPNQSMPQNSPPLNTQQPNTVMYYPYPSAPTSNQYSQYYSPYIQNPVQYQNANPQSQPQQGPPQYFVQPINQNSNQIRSPPQQAQANHCPPPNYRQIHHLTSAYRVGLLALDTLARRVHEPNQAKYSRNPPFREDIQWLLRLSKKLGPNYTQQFCLAVTNSVVNPFTLHDVAMEAVMYMGHFNPNPTMCPTLSPLVEKCHSMYIQLLHQKLYQLSSADYEEYVGILYSAYGAFAMTPEGGNMFKDWLQSVRRSKSCKKELWTMITNMLPTT; this is encoded by the exons ATGCTGGCTTTATGGCACGAGAATGATCGCTATTCGTTTGAGGACTCTGACCGCTTTGAAGAGGATTCCCTATGTACATGGAGCAGCGAACCTGAATCTGCATGCATAAACTGGAGAGGATGGAGAAAACCGACCGAACAGAACACTGAAGATG AGCCTAAAAAAGGAGTTACAGCACTAGTTGAATTAGCTGCTCAATGTGTCGCCCTATTTTTACCTTATGAACTTGTTGAACAAGAGTTTCCACCTGTACCAGAAGAACTTCAACTTCGCATTGCCTTTTGGAGCTTTCCCGATAGCGAAGATGATATTCGCTTGTATTCGTGTCTGGCCAACTCAAACTCTGACGAATTTTTACGTGGTCAGAATTTGTACACATCAAATGCTGTTAAAGACTCTGTACAAATTGGATTTCATTTGAGTGCTAATGTTCATCATGGCGGCCGCAGCGTGTTCAATGTGGCAATTACATTTgaccgaaaaaaaataacaacatgtAATTGTACTTGTGAACCTATGTCATATTGGTGTTCTCATGTTGTTGCCGTCTGTTTACATAGAATATATTGT tcGGAAGAAGTTTGTTTAAGAGCACCTGTTAGTGAGAGCCTTTCCAGACTAGAACGGGATCAACTACAAAAATTTGCACAATATCTGATAAGTGAGTTACCTCAGCAGATATTACCTGCTGCACAACGATTACTGGATTCACTGTTGTCTTCACAACCAACTGCTATTAATTCT ACTAGTGGAGCACCAGATCCAACTGCAGGTGCATCTGTAAATGAACAAACAACATGGTTTTTAGATGAAAAAACATTgcacaacaatattaaaaaaagtttgatcAAATTTTGTGTTCCTTCACCTTTagttattag tgacGTAAATATTCTATCACAATCTGTACCACCTGCTACTGCAGAATGGGCAAATCTATTGCGTCCGTTACGTGGTCGTGAACCTGAGGGCTTATGGAATTTACTATCGATTGTAAGAGAAATGTTTCGTAGAAATGATGAAAATGCTCTACATTTATTGGAAGTGCTAACAGAAGAAGCTATTGCATGTGATCAA attatggTTTGGTGGTTTAATACAAGAGTTGCTTTACATGGCGGAGGAACTGGAGGAACTAAGCATACTGGTCCAGCTGGCAATACCAACACTGCATCTCATGCTTGTGCTTTACTTTGTGACGAAATGGTAACTCTGTGGCGTTTAGCAGCTTTAAATCCAAGTATTTCGCCTGATCACAaaacttcattaaaaattaagtttaaagattggcaagaaaaaatattcacaaga GTGATGAAACACAGAAATTTGTCAAAcactaaatcaataaataattttcgcCAAGATACAGAGATTTTTGTGGGTTTCAAACCAGCTTGTGAAGCTTGCGACTTAGATTGGGGAGATTATCCATTAGCTGGAATCACTTATGGGACTAATTGCTGTTGTGATGATGGTTCTTGTGTGCACATTAAACGAACAGGAACAGTTACACATTTTATGGGAGACCATGTGAACTGGAATGAATGTAGTTCATCTGCAAGA ggaAATTCTACTCAAATATGCTTAGATGAATGTTTcttggatttaaaaaataatcggcATTTGCACTTTGGAAATAGAACTCATCGATCTGAGTACCGTAGCAGATCTAACATGCCTATGATTCGCAATCATATGCCAAATAAtga aaatagagCAATGACAAATGTTTACTGGGTGCACATGCCAAGAAATATATCATTACCTCCACCAGATGATGAAAACGCAAGCAGTAATACTACTAGTCCCGAAGAATTTTCAACCAATGAGTCTTTAAGTGCATCAGCGAGTTGtacaa actTCAATGCATCTGCAAGTTCCTCAGCTAGTACCCAACCTAGTACTCCTCATCAAGTCAATAGTACATGTAACACATCATCTGAAAGCCAGAGCAGTGATGAAGGTGACCGAACAGCTGCACAAAAGTCTACTTCTTCCCAGACTACTCCTCCACCAGATGTTGATGAATACAATTTCCTTTACTATTATGACCCAAAACATTTGGCATCAACATCGTCAGActcagtaaaaaaaacatctgATGATCCAATACCATCTACATCCAAAACGTCTGCTGCACCTATTACTCCATTGGTAAAATTAGATGCAGAGTGGGAAACAATGTTTGCAAGAGCAGAAGGATTGTATGGTTATGGTCATACAAATGAAGCTTGTATACTTTGTGTAAAACTTGTTgaccagtttttaaaaaatccacctaattttataattgaaataccaCCATCAATGATAAaaggaaaaagaaaaaaa attaatcCAGTCAGCCATCATTTGTCTACATTAGCATCAGAAATTCTACAAAAATGCTATTTTTTGTGTTCTGTTTTGGCCGAaagaaaagaatattatttacaagcatttaaaattggtttataTGGATTGGAGATGCCAAGACTACCAGCTAGTACAAAGCCTTTAGAA gtaaaaaTGGCTCATCAAGAAGgggaaattttaaatcatttaaaacgcATGTTGCCATTAGGTAAGGAACAAGTGAGCATTCTCCAAAATAGAGCAAAACTTTTGCGTGAAGGACAATACAAAACACGTGGTGAATCATTATTGCCATTAAATCTGGCTTCATTAATCTTTGAATGCTTGGCAATGTGTCAGTCGCCTATGCAAGATAAAATTGCTGATGAAACTTTAGGTTTTGAAGCATCTGTAGCCGCTTTAGGCATGAAAGCCAACATTAGTGAAGCGGATCATCCATTGCTCTGTGAAGGAATTCGCAGACAAAG agGTGAATTGGCAACAAACATATTAATCCGTTACAAAAATAATCCTACACGTTTGGCTCTTGCTATGGACAAACTATTAGATAGAGAAGTTCATCCTTTCTTACAGTCGGCAATGGACGCTTGTTGGTATCAAATAAGAGATCCTAGGAATTTACCATTAATAGCTATGAAGAATGTTGCAAACagtaatattcataatcaac cattacaatgttataatCCAAATGTAACCAGTGTACCTGGAGAGTTAGACACAAACATAGCTGTTATGACGTTAAATCCAATACCACCTCAAACGTCTAGTAGTTGTAATATAGGATTGTCCTCTCATAGAAAAGATAATAACAg atataaaagtAGTAAACGTTTATATCCCAGTCAACCAAACCAAGCTTCCGAAGCTAATGCTCACCATTTATTTGAATTGGGTAAAACCATTCTGAGCAAAGTAGGCGGACCAATACAAACTACAGTATTTTCACAACCTCCATTACCGACCCAACCACATCGCGCTCTACACATGTGTGCATTCCAATTGGCCTTGTATTCTTTGGGTCTTCTCAACCGTGTTACACCAAACTGGCGAAGTCGTAATTATTCATCTCAAGTCACATGGATTGCTGATCATGCAATGGAAGTAGGTGCACCAGCTACACTGTTCTTACTAGGTACATGGGATGGTCATTTGACTCCAACCGAAATAGCAAATATTGCTGATAGAATGTCTAGAAGCCATGAACGTAATACTGTTGAGGCAGCAGCACAATTAGCATTGTCGTGTTTAAAACATTCAGTTGCTCTCAATCCAAACGAAATAACAAGAGCTATAGTACAG TGTAAAGAACAATCTGATCACATGATGGAAATTGCTTGTCTGACTGTAGAAATGGCAGCCAAAGGTGGAGGAGTTTTTCCTGAAGTTTTATTTAGTGTAGCTAAACACTGGTTTGACTTATATATGAGG AATTCTAATCCGGATGAGGATAATTACATGCTTCAAGTTGATCCCAGAGAGGAATTCAAATGCCCTTATGTTTATCAAACCAACTATTCAATGTCAGTTGATACATCTCAACAACCACCACCTCCTCTTTATGCCCATCAGTTGATGGTGCCACCACAAACATCACCAGCTCATCTGTACCAACTATCATACTTTCCTAACCAATCAATGCCTCAAAATTCACCACCACTCAATACCCAACAGCCCAATACAGTAATGTACTATCCATATCCATCTGCACCTACGTCAAATCAATATTCTCAGTACTATTCTCCATATAtacaa aatccTGTACAATATCAGAATGCAAATCCTCAAAGTCAACCACAGCAAGGACCCccacaatattttgttcagcCAATCAATCAAAATAGTAATCAAATTAGAAGTCCACCGCAACAAGCACAA GCAAACCATTGTCCACCGCCAAATTACAGACAAATTCATCATTTGACGTCTGCATACCGTGTTGGGCTATTGGCTCTAGATACGTTGGCTAGACGTGTTCATGAACCTAATCAGGCAAAGTATTCTAGAAATCCACCTTTCAGGGAAGACATACAGTGGTTATTGCGTTTGTCGAAAAAactag gaccTAATTACACTCAACAGTTTTGTTTGGCTGTCACTAACAGCGTAGTGAATCCTTTCACACTACACGATGTAGCAATGGAGGCTGTTATGTACATGGGACATTTTAATCCTAATCCTACTATGTGCCCCACCTTAAGTCCCTTGGTTGAAAAATGTCATTCTat gtATATTCAACTTttacatcaaaaattatatcagtTATCATCAGCAGATTACGAAGAGTATGTCGGAATACTTTACTCTGCTTACGGTGCATTTGCAATGACACCAGAAGGTGGTAACATGTTCAAGGACTGGTTACAATCTGTTAGaag atctaaatcatgtaaaaaagAACTATGGACAATGATAACAAATATGCTTCCCACTACATGA
- the LOC114127617 gene encoding serine protease snake-like has translation MASIKSLQCTFLQFFLCITHLGCCAPQDNGKAADATTTSISSVNKSTGIETYSAAEMCEKYSELIYVTMENPALLVDLEDKYIKIKDCFDVLPLIVNGTLASPKEFPHMALIGYGQSPKENFWGCGGSLISIRWILSAAHCEKAPTSEYARWARLGELNFLTDTDDARPKDYKIVQRVIHPDYRRTMLYNDIALFRLEEDVTFSPYVRPICLNADPYVQSTDQQKVMGTGWGQIYQGGPGSPDLLKVVLEVTPPAQCKSNYASVSKSQMPNGILDSQMCAGYASGEKDTCTGDSGGPIQIPHSKYSCMYKQVGITSFGRSCARKNSPAVYTRVSHYLPWIEQIVWPKSG, from the exons ATGGCGAGTATCAAAAGTttacaatgtacatttttgcagttttttttatgcattacgCATTTGGGATGTTGTGCACCGCAAGATAATG GTAAAGCGGCTGATGCCACTACTACTAGTATTTCGTCAGTCAACAAATCCACAGGAATAGAAACATATTCTGCAGCTGAAA tgTGTGAAAAGTATTCGGAATTGATTTACGTTACTATGGAGAATCCAGCATTACTGGTAGATTTAGAAGACAAATACATCAAAATCAAAGATTGTTTCGATGTCTTACCCTTAATTGTTAACGGAACGTTGGCTAGTCCAAAAGAATTTCCACACATG gcTTTAATAGGTTATGGGCAAAGCCCCAAAGAAAATTTTTGGGGTTGCGGCGGATCATTGATCAGCATTAGATGGATTCTGTCCGCAGCGCACTGTGAAAAAGCCCCAACAtc agaGTATGCGAGATGGGCACGCTTGGGTGAATTGAACTTTTTGACGGATACCGATGATGCCAGACCAAAGGATTATAAAATCGTACAACGCGTAATTCACCCGGACTACAGACGTACGATGTTGTACAACGATATAGCGTTGTTCCGTTTGGAGGAGGACGTAACGTTTTCGCCATACGTACGGCCTATTTGTCTTAACGCGGATCCTTACGTGCAATCTACTGACCAGCAGAAGGTGATGGGAACTGGTTGGGGACAGATCTACCAAG GGGGACCGGGCAGTCCGGATCTGTTAAAAGTGGTTTTGGAGGTTACTCCGCCGGCTCAGTGCAAATCCAATTATGCGTCGGTATCGAAATCTCAAATGCCAAACGGAATACTCGACAGCCAGATGTGCGCAGGTTATGCGTCAGGCGAAAAAGATACTTGCACG GGCGATTCCGGCGGTCCGATTCAAATACCACACAGCAAATACTCGTGTATGTACAAGCAAGTAGGCATTACGTCGTTCGGCAGGAGTTGTGCCAGGAAGAATTCTCCAGCCGTATACACGAGAGTGTCTCATTACTTGCCGTGGATCGAACAAATCGTTTGGCCCAAGTCTGGTTGA
- the LOC114127618 gene encoding uncharacterized protein LOC114127618, whose protein sequence is MLLAPIIELKDHEKQFDDRYGYGCPQPLQLILSFYEISKTVVFWTNVLLIISDAIARGNFVWLRFTTNKLVETAARLICSVFRPFREKPLDELLDTENQKDLIDKIRWRQKRKALKIKNEVDILADTLDFLLGTRSRYRQPDYGHRGEVADSMPFTKSKTKDRSSLRRLNTAILDEEASTSFCQHCGHQLIN, encoded by the exons ATCACGAAAAACAGTTCGACGATCGTTATGGTTATGGCTGTCCGCAACCACTGCAGTTGATATTGTCTTTCTACGAAATCAGCAAAACCGTCGTATTCTGGACCAATGTTCTTCTGATCATATCCGACGCGATTGCCCGAG GCAATTTCGTTTGGTTGCGTTTCACTACGAATAAACTCGTCGAAACGGCAGCCCGACTAATCTGTTCGGTGTTTAGGCCGTTTCGGGAAAAACCGTTGGATGAGTTACTTGACACGGAGAACCAAAAAGatctaattgataaaattagatGGCGGCAGAAACGTAAAGCTTTAAAGATCAAAAATGAAGTAG aTATATTGGCGGACACGTTAGATTTTCTACTGGGTACAAGATCTCGCTATCGGCAGCCAGACTACGGCCACCGCGGAGAAGTCGCCGATTCAATGCCGTtcacaaaatcaaaaactaaagATAGATCATCACTTCGACGCTTAAACACGGCCATCCTGGACGAAGAAGCGTCAACATCGTTTTGCCAACATTGCGgacatcaattaattaattag